Proteins from a single region of Macrotis lagotis isolate mMagLag1 chromosome 2, bilby.v1.9.chrom.fasta, whole genome shotgun sequence:
- the LOC141512782 gene encoding dimethylaniline monooxygenase [N-oxide-forming] 2-like — MAKNVAIIGAGVSGLISLKCCLDEGLQPTCFERTEDIGGLWRFKEEVEEGRASIYKSVITNTCKEMSCFSDFPMPDDFPNFLPNSKLLEYFRIFAQKFGLLKYIQFQTTVHSVKKHNNFSSTGKWDVITERNGKEESATFDAVMVCSGHHIVSNMPLDSFPGFEKFKGQYFHSRQYKNSEGFEGKRILVIGSGNSASDIASELCKNAAQVFMSTRHGSWVMSRISDNGYPWDMVFHTRFSSMLRNTLPVKIVQWMMETQMNRWFDHENYGLVPENKYLMKEPVLNDDLPSRILYGAIKVKTQVKELTETSAIFEDGTREDIDVIVFATGYKISFPFLDESIVKVEHNQVKLYKYIFPPNLEKSTLAFIGLIQPLGSIFPTSELQARWVTRVFKGLCTLPSESTMRASIETRKEKRVQLFGKSQSQTLQTNHIDYLDELATEIGVKPDIVSLFFKDPKLALKMYFGPCNPYQYRLDGPGKWKEARNAIFTQEQRILKPLKTRIVKDSSIVSFTSLMKALGLIAIVLALFFNIH, encoded by the exons GAAGAAGTGGAAGAAGGCCGTGCCAGTATCTATAAGTCTGTTATCACCAATACCTGCAAAGAAATGTCATGTTTCAGTGACTTCCCGATGCCTGATGATTTCCCAAACTTCCTACCCAACTCTAAACTCTTGGAATATTTCCGAATTTTTGCCCAAAAATTTGGTCTCCTGAAATATATTCAGTTTCAG ACGACTGTGCACAGTGTAAAAAAACacaacaatttttcttctactggCAAATGGGATGTTATTACTGAGAGAAATGGGAAAGAGGAGTCGGCTACCTTTGATGCAGTTATGGTTTGCAGTGGTCATCACATTGTCTCCAACATGCCCCTAGACTCATTTCCAG GTTTTGAGAAGTTTAAAGGACAGTATTTCCATAGCCGCCAGTACAAGAATTCAGAAGGATTCGAGGGAAAGAGAATTCTGGTGATTGGGTCtggaaattcagcctcagatattgcATCTGAGCTGTGTAAGAATGCTGCTCAG GTGTTTATGAGCACCAGGCATGGCTCATGGGTCATGAGCCGAATTTCTGACAATGGCTATCCTTGGGACATGGTATTCCACACCAGATTCAGCTCTATGCTCAGAAATACCCTACCAGTGAAGATTGTACAATGGATGATGGAGACGCAGATGAATCGATGGTTTGACCATGAAAACTATGGTCTGGTACCTGAAAACAA GTACCTGATGAAAGAGCCAGTGTTGAATGATGATCTTCCCAGTAGAATCCTCTATGGGGCCATCAAAGTAAAAACCCAAGTAAAGGAACTCACAGAAACCTCTGCCATCTTTGAGGATGGAACTAGGGAAGACATAGATGTGATTGTCTTTGCCACAGGATATaagatttcttttcccttccttgatGAATCAATTGTCAAAGTGGAACACAATCAAGTGAAACTGTACAAGTACATTTTCCCTCCTAACCTGGAGAAATCAACTCTGGCATTCATTGGTCTCATCCAACCTCTGGGATCCATCTTCCCAACCTCTGAACTCCAAGCTCGCTGGGTAACAAGAGTTTTCAAAG GCCTGTGTACACTACCCTCAGAGAGCACTATGAGGGCAAGCATcgagacaagaaaggaaaaaagagttcAACT GTTTGGGAAGAGTCAGAGCCAGACTTTGCAAACCAATCATATTGACTACTTGGACGAACTTGCCACAGAGATAGGAGTCAAGCCTGATATTGTGTCACTCTTTTTTAAAGACCCCAAATTGGCCCTAAAGATGTACTTTGGGCCCTGCAATCCATATCAGTATCGCCTTGATGGCCCTGGGAAGTGGAAGGAAGCCAGAAATGCCATCTTCACCCAGGAGCAAAGGATTCTGAAGCCTTTGAAGACTCGCATTGTGAAGGATTCTTCCAtagtttcttttacttctttgatGAAAGCCCTGGGTCTTATTGCTATTGTGTTGGccctttttttcaatattcattaa